The DNA window ttgGTTGAAGTAGAAGAGTCGTGGAAGTGCACCGAACGTGGTGACACCCAAGCACGCCATAACTGATGCCAACGTGAAAAACCGAGTCACAGGAGGTATTCTTTGAATGCTTTCAACTATCGTGTTGGGCATGGTGAAGAAAGTGGTACGCTAACAACAGGAACTGCAACGCAGGATATTCAGCGTAAAGAATATTGTGTTGAGTTGTGATGGAAAAAaatgggaaaaaaaaaaaaagttgttgtCTCGTAacattttttatatttgttctAGTTTACACGActtgttattatttattgttcGAATTGTAGCAAATGCACGACATGCAGAAGTGCATTTGTGTAAGCTGGTAGCACATACCAAGGCTTAGAAAACTTGAATCACCTGACGATACAAGAGAAGGAAGGAATATGAGAACTGCAGGCATATACGTCCAACAGCATCGGTATTACTTACTTCCAATGAAGTAAGGGTGGTGGGTATCGCCTTTTGACGAAGAGAGAATATTTATACTAGAGTATTTCCCCATCTAGTTGAAACTCTTTTCTGAGGCTGGGTTAATACCGCATTTTTCTCATTATTTATAAAGATGCTGATTAAAGATAATTTTTATATAGTTTTATATTAGTTTAGAAGAAGGAACGAACTCattatatttcaaataaaggatattatattcaatagcattatatttgtttgttaTCCAGATAGTATTACGATCAATATAACTCCCTAGTTTTTCTACTGTTAAGTATAAAAGGAAgggaaaagaaagatattTAGGATATTCTATATAGAGAGGGAACTTGAATAGACATTTTTAGTGGGCGTATAACTTCATTTACTCTTATTACAAATATAACTGATGGTGTACTAATTTTCACGAATAATCAGTGTGtactaacaaaaaaaaaaaaaaaaaagctcaaaaaaaaaaaaaaaaaaaatcttctACTGGCTACTTCTTTACACAACAATGAAGTTAGTACGCTTTCTTATGAATATACCCAATTCCACCACCCAGCCCATAACTGTTGAGTTAAAGAATGGCAATATTATTAGTGGCACGTTGTTATCGTGTAATCCGCcgatgaatttgaatctAAAAAATGTTAAATTACAACAGCCATTACAGGATCCGATTTTGTTACAGTACATAAACATAAGGGGAAACCAAGTGAGGCAGATATTGTTGCCTGATGAGTTGAATATAGAAAGTGTTTTGGTAAAGTCAGAAACTAAGATAAAGGGCAATGGGGCAGGGCCAAGTGCCAGACCTGCAACGAACGGAATCACACGAGGCGGGTTTAGAGGACGAGGGAGAGGTAGAGGAAGGGGTAGGGAAAGAGCCTTTTAATATTGtgtattgttttatttacAAGTAGTCTGTTATATACGTTAGAACCATGTCTTTTTCCgtttttctcttttttccaataattttttatagCTTGGTCTGGTGGCAACAATGATGTTATCCATATTGGCAATGGCTTCTGCCCTGGCTTTCAATTTCGCCtctaattcttcttgtttgCCTCTGCTAGCGGGGTTGATCATTCCGTGTAACCAGaccttgttgttgtatttctCTTCGTGGAACTTTCTTGGTGTAGGAGGCAATAAATCGTGGATGCCAAACTTTTTTGCAAGTTTGAACAAGTCTGCTGATCTTCTGCGGGAAAATTTGGGGCTCTGCCAGTTTCCAGACTCTTGGTTTTTGTTTGGGAAAAATGGGTTTCTCAAGGGATCGTCTGTTGTTGAAGGGCCTTGTTTGTACTGGGCAAATGGCCGTGGTGGGTATTTGATAAAGAAGTTGTGCAACTTCTGAGGAAGCTTTGCAAATGCTTCCTTGGATGTGAGATGAGTGGTCATGGTTGTTGAAGGAGTGGTggtgttgatttttttttttttttgaagattttttttttttttctttcatgAAAAGTCGACAAATATGTGCAGTGTTTATTGGTAGCGCATATATATTCAACTACATAACTTATTCTGGCCCATCGATCAAGCACTTGACGGCGCCATTACCGCCTCTAACCAAGTCATATGCCTTGATTGCATCTTTGAACTTGAATCTATGGGTGATTAACAACTCGAAATTGATTGGTGCGTTGTCTTTACCATTGATGTAATTCTTGtccaaaatatcaattgacGTTTGGTAATCGCCGTATCC is part of the Candida dubliniensis CD36 chromosome R, complete sequence genome and encodes:
- a CDS encoding small nuclear ribonucleoprotein, putative — translated: MKLVRFLMNIPNSTTQPITVELKNGNIISGTLLSCNPPMNLNLKNVKLQQPLQDPILLQYINIRGNQVRQILLPDELNIESVLVKSETKIKGNGAGPSARPATNGITRGGFRGRGRGRGRGRERAF
- a CDS encoding mitochondrial 54S ribosomal protein YmL25 (Similar to S. cerevisiae MRPL25), whose product is MTTHLTSKEAFAKLPQKLHNFFIKYPPRPFAQYKQGPSTTDDPLRNPFFPNKNQESGNWQSPKFSRRRSADLFKLAKKFGIHDLLPPTPRKFHEEKYNNKVWLHGMINPASRGKQEELEAKLKARAEAIANMDNIIVATRPSYKKLLEKREKRKKTWF